A genomic region of Rhodococcus sp. B50 contains the following coding sequences:
- a CDS encoding LysR family transcriptional regulator — protein sequence MQPQLDLRLLSYFVAVAEELHFGRAAARLHIAQPSLSVQIRKLEQNLGAVLLLRSSRHVELTPAGQILLDESRRLLANAERAINLTREAAHGISTRKLVIGFQGNAAAELTPHILSTFQSLHPDIQVQMHSYDFSDPYVGLADGSSDVAFVRPPLLMQDWLGMETLFVEPRVMVVSANHPLAQLPEVSVQQVTNEFFVARKAPENWRNYWLATESRQGEPVRVGADVATVDECFEAILAERGVAFSQASTQRFYSRPSLAFVPVTDIPPTALSIAWRTDVASKAVRDFIDTAHAVASLHTVPGAWSTRPHDSLTDVAHRTTG from the coding sequence ATGCAACCCCAGCTCGACCTGCGACTTCTGTCCTATTTCGTGGCAGTTGCCGAAGAGCTGCACTTCGGGCGCGCAGCCGCTCGACTGCACATCGCCCAACCCTCACTGAGCGTGCAGATCCGCAAGCTCGAGCAGAACCTCGGCGCAGTGCTACTACTGCGCAGCAGCAGACACGTCGAACTGACCCCCGCCGGCCAGATCCTGCTCGACGAAAGCCGCCGGCTACTTGCGAACGCCGAACGAGCGATCAACCTCACCCGCGAGGCCGCCCACGGCATCAGTACCCGCAAACTGGTCATCGGCTTCCAAGGCAACGCAGCTGCCGAGCTCACACCCCATATCCTCAGCACATTCCAGTCCCTGCATCCAGACATCCAGGTCCAGATGCACTCCTACGACTTCTCCGATCCATATGTCGGGTTGGCCGACGGATCCTCCGATGTAGCCTTCGTCCGGCCCCCGCTGCTGATGCAGGACTGGCTGGGCATGGAAACCCTGTTCGTCGAACCCCGCGTGATGGTCGTGTCAGCCAATCACCCGCTCGCCCAGTTACCCGAGGTGAGCGTCCAACAAGTCACCAACGAGTTCTTCGTCGCACGGAAAGCACCCGAGAACTGGCGAAACTACTGGCTGGCCACAGAGTCACGACAAGGCGAACCCGTCCGGGTCGGCGCAGACGTCGCCACAGTCGACGAATGCTTCGAAGCGATCCTCGCCGAGCGCGGCGTCGCATTCTCGCAAGCATCGACACAACGCTTCTACAGCAGACCAAGCCTGGCATTCGTACCGGTGACCGACATCCCACCCACCGCCCTGTCCATCGCCTGGCGTACCGATGTCGCATCGAAGGCCGTGCGCGATTTCATCGACACAGCACATGCCGTGGCCTCACTCCACACCGTGCCCGGGGCGTGGTCCACCCGGCCTCACGACTCCCTCACCGATGTTGCTCACCGCACGACAGGCTGA